The following proteins are co-located in the Bombus pascuorum chromosome 3, iyBomPasc1.1, whole genome shotgun sequence genome:
- the LOC132905635 gene encoding E3 ubiquitin-protein ligase MIB1-like isoform X1, with protein sequence MPYEEPDGTCVRDMQLQSPKILSAMRVLLSKLPRPWIVDEKKDDGYTALHLAALNNHVEVAEQLARAGKADLDLQNVNLQTALHLAVERQHTQIVRLLVREGANLNVADKDGDTPLHEALRYHTLSQLRQLQDVQDVGRLLMGLGAQGQDKKSSSFIACFLAAHGADLELKNKKGQTPLDLCPDPNLCKTLTTCHKDRESDNIEPAAPSATIDECLVCSDGKREMLFSPCGHVACCNACAPRVKKCLICRENVLSRTKIEECVVCSDRKASVLFRPCGHMCACESCAALMKKCVQCRAQIQHMLPLSICCGRGGDVTYVKATNASGATITDVKSDQEEELLSQQNTGGGGETLLMNNGSRDTSHSDIQKLQQQLQDIKEQTMCPVCLDRLKNMIFLCGHGTCQMCGDRMSECPICRKAVDKRILLY encoded by the exons CGCAATGCGGGTGCTCCTCTCGAAACTTCCGAGACCATGGATAGTTGACGAGAAAAAGGACGATGGTTACACGGCCCTTCATCTGGCTGCTCTGAACAATCACGTCGAAGTTGCTGAACAGCTGGCACGTGCTGGAAAAGCTGACCTGGATTTGCAAAACGTCAATTTGCAGACCGCGCTGCATCTCGCTGTCGAGCGACAGCACACGCAAATCGTTCGT CTGCTGGTACGCGAAGGCGCCAATTTAAACGTGGCTGACAAGGACGGTGACACGCCTCTTCACGAAGCCTTGAGATATCACACTTTGTCGCAGCTGCGACAGCTGCAGGATGTCCAGGACGTAGGGCGGCTCCTGATGGGCCTGGGCGCGCAAGGACAGGACAAGAAGAGTAGCTCGTTCATTGCTTGCTTCCTGGCTGCCCATGGGGCTGACCTGGAATTGAAGAACAAGAAGGGACAGACTCCGCTCGACCTCTGCCCAGATCCAAATCTCTGCAAAACGCTAACTACTTGCCACAAGGACAGAGAATC GGACAACATCGAACCGGCAGCTCCATCAGCCACGATCGACGAGTGTTTGGTCTGCTCAGATGGAAAACGTGAAATGCTTTTCAGCCCTTGCGGACATGTAGCTTGTTGTAACGCTTGCGCGCCAAGAGTGAAGAAATGCCTGATCTGCAGAGAAAATGTCTTGTCAAGaacaaaa ATCGAGGAATGCGTGGTTTGCTCGGATCGTAAAGCTAGCGTACTATTTCGTCCGTGTGGACATATGTGTGCTTGCGAAAGTTGCGCAGCTCTGATGAAAAAATGCGTTCAATGCAGAGCTCAAATTCAACACATGTTGCCGTTGTCGATCTGTTGCGGTAGAGGAGGCGATGTCACTTACGTTAAAGCAACCAATGCTTCAG GTGCAACGATAACAGACGTGAAGAGTGACCAAGAGGAAGAACTATTATCGCAACAAAATACTGGAGGTGGAGGAGAAACTCTATTGATGAACAACGGTAGTCGAGATACATCGCACAGCGATATACAGAAACTTCAACAACAACTTCAAGATATCAAGGAACAG ACAATGTGTCCAGTTTGCTTAGATCGTTTAAagaatatgatatttttatgcgGCCACGGCACCTGTCAAATGTGCGGAGATCGGATGTCGGAGTGTCCAATATGCCGGAAGGCGGTAGACAAGCGAATTTTGCTGTATTAA
- the LOC132905635 gene encoding E3 ubiquitin-protein ligase MIB1-like isoform X2, protein MRVLLSKLPRPWIVDEKKDDGYTALHLAALNNHVEVAEQLARAGKADLDLQNVNLQTALHLAVERQHTQIVRLLVREGANLNVADKDGDTPLHEALRYHTLSQLRQLQDVQDVGRLLMGLGAQGQDKKSSSFIACFLAAHGADLELKNKKGQTPLDLCPDPNLCKTLTTCHKDRESDNIEPAAPSATIDECLVCSDGKREMLFSPCGHVACCNACAPRVKKCLICRENVLSRTKIEECVVCSDRKASVLFRPCGHMCACESCAALMKKCVQCRAQIQHMLPLSICCGRGGDVTYVKATNASGATITDVKSDQEEELLSQQNTGGGGETLLMNNGSRDTSHSDIQKLQQQLQDIKEQTMCPVCLDRLKNMIFLCGHGTCQMCGDRMSECPICRKAVDKRILLY, encoded by the exons ATGCGGGTGCTCCTCTCGAAACTTCCGAGACCATGGATAGTTGACGAGAAAAAGGACGATGGTTACACGGCCCTTCATCTGGCTGCTCTGAACAATCACGTCGAAGTTGCTGAACAGCTGGCACGTGCTGGAAAAGCTGACCTGGATTTGCAAAACGTCAATTTGCAGACCGCGCTGCATCTCGCTGTCGAGCGACAGCACACGCAAATCGTTCGT CTGCTGGTACGCGAAGGCGCCAATTTAAACGTGGCTGACAAGGACGGTGACACGCCTCTTCACGAAGCCTTGAGATATCACACTTTGTCGCAGCTGCGACAGCTGCAGGATGTCCAGGACGTAGGGCGGCTCCTGATGGGCCTGGGCGCGCAAGGACAGGACAAGAAGAGTAGCTCGTTCATTGCTTGCTTCCTGGCTGCCCATGGGGCTGACCTGGAATTGAAGAACAAGAAGGGACAGACTCCGCTCGACCTCTGCCCAGATCCAAATCTCTGCAAAACGCTAACTACTTGCCACAAGGACAGAGAATC GGACAACATCGAACCGGCAGCTCCATCAGCCACGATCGACGAGTGTTTGGTCTGCTCAGATGGAAAACGTGAAATGCTTTTCAGCCCTTGCGGACATGTAGCTTGTTGTAACGCTTGCGCGCCAAGAGTGAAGAAATGCCTGATCTGCAGAGAAAATGTCTTGTCAAGaacaaaa ATCGAGGAATGCGTGGTTTGCTCGGATCGTAAAGCTAGCGTACTATTTCGTCCGTGTGGACATATGTGTGCTTGCGAAAGTTGCGCAGCTCTGATGAAAAAATGCGTTCAATGCAGAGCTCAAATTCAACACATGTTGCCGTTGTCGATCTGTTGCGGTAGAGGAGGCGATGTCACTTACGTTAAAGCAACCAATGCTTCAG GTGCAACGATAACAGACGTGAAGAGTGACCAAGAGGAAGAACTATTATCGCAACAAAATACTGGAGGTGGAGGAGAAACTCTATTGATGAACAACGGTAGTCGAGATACATCGCACAGCGATATACAGAAACTTCAACAACAACTTCAAGATATCAAGGAACAG ACAATGTGTCCAGTTTGCTTAGATCGTTTAAagaatatgatatttttatgcgGCCACGGCACCTGTCAAATGTGCGGAGATCGGATGTCGGAGTGTCCAATATGCCGGAAGGCGGTAGACAAGCGAATTTTGCTGTATTAA